Proteins found in one Zea mays cultivar B73 chromosome 1, Zm-B73-REFERENCE-NAM-5.0, whole genome shotgun sequence genomic segment:
- the LOC100274266 gene encoding Probable zinc metalloprotease EGY3, chloroplastic codes for MSSASLASSLLCSSSASTSRSATVPRVTRTPLFSKNQYKPPLRPLRSSSVVRRSLQQEQEERVGPASSVSVASGERQEEATASHHVGGVDEAKASGHVGEADKGGQGEGDGEEKRSTDEQQEVDWKSDEEFKKFMGNPSIEAAIKLEKKRADRKLRELDREPDANPVAGLFRGLVKDQLAREKQRLELAEQTFKALDLNKLKSCFGYDTFFAVDVRRFGDGGIFIGNLRKPIEEVRPKLEKKISEAAGTEVTLWFMEEKNDDITKQVCMVQPKAEIDVQLEITKLSTPWGYLSAVALAVTTFGTIALMSGFFLKPGATFDDYVSDVLPLFGGFLTILGVSEIATRLTAAKYGVKLSPSFLVPSNWTGCLGVINNYESLLPNKKALFDIPVARTASAYVTSVVLAVSAFIVDGSFNGGENALFVRPEFFYNNPLLSFVQLVIGPYADELGNVLPNAVEGVGVPVDPLAFAGLLGIVVTSLNLLPIGRLEGGRIAQALFGRGTAALLSFGTSVLLGAGAISGSVLCLAWGLFATFIRGGEEIPAQDEITPLGNERLAWGFVLALVCLLTLFPNGGGTYSASFLGDPFFRGGI; via the exons ATGTCGTCTGCTTCTCTTGCATCTTCTCTCTTGTGCAGCAGCAGTGCTTCTACTAGTAGAAGCGCAACCGTGCCAAGAGTAACCAGGACCCCTCTTTTTTCCAAGAACCAGTACAAACCGCCTCTTCGGCCTCTTAGGAGTAGTTCAGTAGTAAGGCGATCGTTGCAGCAGGAGCAAGAGGAGAGGGTGGGCCCGGCGTCCTCTGTCTCTGTGGCCTCCGGCGAGCGACAGGAGGAGGCGACGGCGTCGCATCATGTTGGAGGGGTGGATGAGGCCAAGGCGTCGGGCCATGTTGGAGAGGCAGATAAAGGAGGCCAAGGAGAAGGCGACGGCGAGGAGAAGAGGAGCACAGACGAGCAGCAGGAGGTGGACTGGAAGTCAGACGAGGAGTTCAAGAAGTTCATGGGCAATCCCTCCATCGAGGCCGCCATCAAGTTGGAGAAGAAGCGCGCCGACAGGAAGCTCCGCGAGCTGGACCGCGAGCCCGACGCCAACCCCGTCGCCGGCCTGTTCCGGGGCTTGGTGAAGGACCAGCTGGCCCGCGAGAAGCAGAGGCTGGAGCTGGCGGAGCAGACCTTCAAGGCACTCGACCTCAACAAG CTGAAGAGCTGTTTCGGGTACGACACGTTCTTCGCCGTGGACGTCCGGAGGTTCGGCGACGGCGGGATCTTCATCGGGAACCTGCGTAAGCCCATCGAGGAGGTGCGGCCTAAGCTGGAGAAGAAGATCTCCGAGGCGGCTGGAACAGAGGTCACCCTCTGGTTCATGGAGGAGAAGAACGACGACATCACAAAGCAGGTCTGCATGGTTCAGCCCAAGGCAGAGATCGACGTCCAGCTCGAGATCACCAAGCTGAGCACGCCGTGGGGCTACCTCAGCGCCGTGGCGTTGGCGGTCACGACCTTCGGGACGATCGCGCTCATGAGCGGATTCTTCCTCAAGCCCGGCGCCACGTTCGACGACTACGTCTCTGACGTGCTTCCTCTGTTCGGCGGCTTCCTCACGATACTCGGCGTCTCTGAG ATTGCGACTAGGCTGACGGCGGCGAAGTACGGTGTGAAGCTGAGCCCGTCATTCCTCGTGCCGTCCAACTGGACGGGGTGCCTCGGCGTGATAAACAACTACGAGTCGTTGCTGCCCAACAAGAAGGCCCTGTTCGACATACCAGTCGCGCGCACGGCCAGCGCGTACGTCACGTCGGTGGTGCTTGCCGTCTCGGCGTTCATCGTCGACGGCAGCTTCAACGGCGGCGAGAACGCCCT GTTCGTGCGGCCGGAGTTCTTCTACAACAACCCGCTGCTGTCGTTCGTGCAGCTGGTGATCGGGCCCTACGCAGACGAGCTCGGGAACGTGCTCCCGAACGCGGTGGAGGGCGTGGGCGTGCCCGTGGACCCGCTGGCGTTCGCGGGGCTGCTGGGCATCGTGGTGACGTCGCTGAACCTGCTCCCGATCGGGCGGCTGGAGGGCGGGCGCATCGCGCAGGCGCTGTTCGGGCGCGGCACGGCGGCGCTGCTGTCGTTCGGCACGTCCGTCCTGCTGGGCGCGGGCGCCATCAGCGGCAGCGTGCTGTGCCTGGCGTGGGGCCTCTTCGCCACCTTCATCCGCGGCGGGGAGGAGATCCCGGCGCAGGACGAGATCACGCCGCTCGGCAACGAGCGCCTCGCGTGGGGGTTCGTGCTCGCCTTGGTCTGCCTCCTCACGCTCTTCCCCAACGGCGGCGGGACCTACTCTGCCTCCTTCCTCGGCGACCCGTTCTTTAGAGGCGGCATCTAG